A stretch of the Amycolatopsis sp. BJA-103 genome encodes the following:
- a CDS encoding amino acid permease, whose product MPSEDLSAFGYRQELRRTLGGFSAFAAGFSFVSILTTVFQLFAFGYSFGDTLFFWTWPLVIIGQLLVALNFAELAARFPLAGSVYQWAKHLSPGFAGWLAGWMMLVGCVVALAGAAIALQVVLPSVWSGFQLVGGDPAITSPTGATNAVLLGALLIVFTTAINAGGVRLMARINDVGVAAELVGVLILIIGLALFAVRGPQVVLAPAGESPGAGGVLASALMAAYVLYGFDTAASVAEETKDARRIAPRAVLRALLISGIGGLAVVITALMAAPSLTDGQLAGKGLPYVITAVFGDTLGRIFLADVAIAVVVCTLTIQTGTVRLIYAMARDGALPGAKLLSAVNARTGTPIAPAVLSGALAIGLLLLNLGNPTIFSTITGTSVVVVYLAYLLVTGPLLVRRRQGRFTSEPGHFSLGRWAIPVNVAAVGYGAMMIVNIAWPRAEIYDLAGTGSVWVLLFPIEFVGAAILTGYLCWRRRSALTTVPVPAI is encoded by the coding sequence ATGCCGTCCGAAGACCTTTCCGCCTTCGGTTACCGTCAAGAACTACGCCGGACGCTGGGCGGTTTCTCCGCCTTCGCCGCCGGATTCTCCTTCGTTTCCATCCTGACCACGGTGTTTCAGCTGTTCGCCTTCGGCTATTCCTTCGGCGACACCCTCTTCTTCTGGACCTGGCCGCTGGTGATCATCGGCCAATTGCTCGTCGCGCTGAACTTCGCCGAACTCGCGGCCCGATTCCCGCTGGCAGGATCGGTTTACCAGTGGGCGAAACACCTCTCACCCGGATTCGCGGGCTGGCTGGCGGGCTGGATGATGCTGGTCGGCTGCGTCGTCGCGCTCGCCGGTGCCGCCATCGCGCTGCAGGTCGTCCTCCCGTCGGTCTGGAGCGGCTTCCAGCTCGTCGGCGGGGATCCGGCGATCACGTCCCCGACCGGCGCCACCAACGCCGTCCTGCTCGGTGCCCTGCTGATCGTCTTCACCACCGCGATCAACGCGGGCGGCGTGCGGCTCATGGCGCGGATCAACGACGTCGGGGTGGCGGCCGAACTCGTCGGCGTCCTCATCCTGATCATCGGGCTCGCGCTCTTCGCCGTCCGCGGCCCGCAGGTCGTGCTCGCACCGGCGGGCGAAAGCCCGGGAGCCGGCGGCGTTCTCGCTTCGGCGCTGATGGCCGCGTACGTGCTGTACGGCTTCGACACCGCGGCCTCGGTTGCCGAAGAGACCAAGGACGCGAGGCGCATCGCTCCGCGCGCCGTGCTCCGCGCACTCCTGATCTCCGGAATCGGCGGCCTCGCCGTCGTCATCACCGCACTGATGGCGGCACCGAGCCTCACCGACGGCCAGCTCGCCGGGAAGGGCCTGCCGTATGTGATCACGGCCGTCTTCGGGGACACGCTCGGCCGGATCTTCCTCGCCGACGTCGCCATCGCGGTCGTCGTCTGCACCCTGACCATCCAGACCGGCACCGTCCGGCTGATCTACGCGATGGCCCGCGACGGCGCGCTTCCCGGCGCCAAACTGCTTTCCGCGGTCAACGCCCGCACCGGGACGCCGATCGCGCCCGCCGTCCTGTCCGGGGCGCTCGCGATCGGGCTCCTGCTGCTGAATCTGGGGAATCCGACCATCTTCAGCACCATCACCGGCACCTCGGTGGTCGTGGTCTACCTCGCCTATCTCCTGGTGACCGGACCGCTGCTGGTCCGGCGCCGTCAAGGCCGTTTCACTTCCGAACCCGGCCATTTCTCCCTGGGGCGATGGGCTATTCCGGTCAACGTCGCGGCAGTAGGGTACGGCGCGATGATGATCGTCAACATCGCTTGGCCACGAGCCGAGATCTACGACCTGGCGGGCACCGGCTCCGTCTGGGTCCTGTTGTTCCCGATCGAGTTCGTCGGCGCCGCGATCCTCACCGGCTACCTCTGCTGGCGCCGCCGCTCCGCGCTCACCACGGTTCCCGTCCCCGCGATCTGA
- a CDS encoding TetR/AcrR family transcriptional regulator, producing the protein MTKTTGVGRPRASGAAASKREARLAVLDAAGELFTGAGYAATTTRAIAERAGLRQASLYYHFPSKEDILAALLEDTVRPSLDVAGGLSAQLAPVGARLWALAYADIHLLGSARHNLGALYLLPEISSPRLGRFRAERAELKRVYGSLVAAAGVPGDLLGIRTDLVFGLVESIAIVRRDQPDLDVEAHAVEGADSVLRLAGIGEPDAELRESARALLED; encoded by the coding sequence ATGACGAAAACGACCGGGGTGGGCAGGCCCAGAGCCAGCGGTGCGGCGGCGAGCAAACGGGAAGCGCGGCTCGCGGTTTTGGACGCGGCCGGGGAGCTGTTCACCGGCGCCGGGTACGCGGCGACGACCACACGGGCCATCGCCGAACGCGCCGGACTGCGCCAGGCGTCGCTCTACTACCACTTTCCGTCCAAAGAGGACATTCTCGCGGCGCTGCTGGAGGACACCGTCCGGCCGTCGCTGGACGTCGCGGGCGGGCTGTCGGCCCAGCTGGCGCCGGTCGGCGCACGGCTGTGGGCACTGGCCTACGCGGACATCCACCTGCTCGGCAGCGCGCGGCACAACCTCGGCGCGCTGTACCTGCTGCCGGAGATCTCCTCGCCGAGGCTGGGGCGGTTCCGGGCCGAACGCGCGGAGCTCAAACGCGTCTACGGCTCGCTCGTCGCGGCCGCCGGGGTCCCCGGCGACCTCCTGGGCATCCGGACCGATCTCGTGTTCGGGCTCGTCGAGAGCATCGCGATCGTCCGGCGTGACCAGCCGGACCTGGACGTCGAAGCGCACGCCGTCGAAGGGGCCGACAGCGTGCTGAGGCTGGCCGGTATCGGGGAACCGGACGCCGAGCTGCGCGAATCCGCGCGGGCGCTACTGGAGGACTGA
- a CDS encoding ribonuclease D: MTGTDDTSAAVLLREPAEGTPPVIADATALAEACVKIAGGSGAIAVDTERASGYRYWPKAYLVQLRREGAGSFLIDPIPLEGQLEPLAEVLNNAEWVLHAASQDLPCLAELDLHPKSLFDTELAGRLAGYERVALGTLVELLLGYQLEKGHSAADWSKRPLPVDWLNYAALDVELLIELREKLEADLEAQGKLEWAQQEFEAVRTAPPPAPRAEPWRRTSGVHKIRSARGLAAVRELWQARDELARKRDRAPSRILPDSAIINAVTADPKTVEQLQSLPVFSGRIQRKYTASWLRHLQAARALPAEELPTPAQQTDGPPPVNRWSDKDPDAAARLSAARAALAAIAEDRRLPVENLLLPELVRRTCWRPPADLSEDAVAKVLADGGARPWQIELTVAALSKALHATAAA; this comes from the coding sequence ATGACCGGCACTGATGACACCAGTGCCGCCGTTTTGTTACGCGAGCCCGCCGAAGGCACTCCACCGGTGATCGCCGACGCGACAGCCCTCGCCGAAGCCTGCGTGAAGATCGCGGGCGGCAGCGGGGCCATTGCCGTGGACACCGAACGCGCTTCCGGCTACCGGTACTGGCCCAAGGCCTATCTGGTCCAGCTGCGCCGCGAAGGTGCCGGCTCCTTCCTCATCGACCCCATTCCGCTCGAAGGGCAGCTCGAGCCCCTCGCGGAAGTGCTCAACAACGCCGAATGGGTGCTGCACGCGGCCTCTCAGGACCTGCCGTGCCTCGCCGAACTCGACCTGCACCCGAAGAGCCTGTTCGACACCGAACTCGCCGGACGGCTCGCCGGGTACGAACGGGTCGCCCTCGGCACCCTCGTCGAACTCCTCCTCGGCTACCAGCTGGAGAAGGGGCACAGTGCCGCAGACTGGTCGAAGCGCCCGCTTCCCGTCGACTGGCTGAACTACGCCGCCCTCGATGTCGAGTTGCTCATCGAGCTGCGCGAGAAGCTCGAAGCCGACCTCGAGGCCCAGGGCAAGCTCGAATGGGCTCAGCAGGAGTTCGAGGCCGTCCGCACCGCGCCGCCGCCCGCCCCTCGGGCCGAGCCGTGGCGCCGGACGTCCGGAGTCCACAAGATCCGCAGCGCCCGCGGCCTCGCCGCGGTGCGCGAACTGTGGCAGGCGCGGGACGAGCTCGCCCGCAAGCGCGACCGCGCGCCCAGCCGGATCCTGCCCGACAGCGCGATCATCAACGCCGTCACCGCCGACCCGAAGACGGTCGAGCAGCTGCAGTCGCTGCCGGTGTTCAGCGGCCGGATCCAGCGGAAGTACACCGCGAGCTGGCTGCGGCACCTGCAGGCCGCCCGCGCGCTCCCCGCCGAAGAACTGCCCACCCCGGCCCAGCAGACCGACGGCCCGCCGCCGGTGAACCGCTGGTCGGACAAGGATCCCGACGCCGCCGCCCGGCTTTCGGCCGCCCGCGCGGCGCTGGCCGCGATCGCGGAGGACCGGCGGCTGCCGGTGGAGAACCTGCTCCTGCCGGAACTCGTGCGCCGCACCTGCTGGCGCCCGCCCGCGGACCTGAGCGAGGACGCGGTCGCCAAGGTCCTCGCCGACGGCGGTGCCCGGCCGTGGCAGATCGAGCTGACAGTGGCGGCGCTGAGCAAAGCGCTCCACGCCACCGCCGCCGCCTGA
- a CDS encoding response regulator transcription factor: MATVGISQAVRSTPAGSLPASMVPHPREELFSVLVVDDHPLLREAISARLAQMGAGTVHEAATVAEARARAQATGPCDLAILDLGLPDGSGIELVTELRSHGWPRVVVLASSDDPYAVRSAFQAGAQAYLLKSASPVVVTDGVRRVLEGGVYADPSVAPVLATGTRVAGTDNTPRELSAREVEVLQLVADGQSNKEIGEELSLSALTVKSHLSRIGRKLGTGDRAQMVALAMRAGVIR, translated from the coding sequence GTGGCTACCGTCGGCATTTCTCAGGCCGTCCGATCCACGCCAGCCGGTTCATTGCCGGCGAGCATGGTTCCGCATCCGCGGGAAGAGCTTTTTTCCGTGTTGGTGGTCGATGACCACCCGCTGTTGAGGGAGGCAATCTCAGCAAGACTCGCACAGATGGGTGCGGGCACCGTCCACGAGGCCGCCACGGTGGCCGAGGCAAGGGCGCGAGCACAGGCCACCGGGCCTTGTGACCTGGCGATCCTCGATCTCGGACTGCCGGATGGCAGCGGCATCGAGCTGGTTACGGAACTCCGTAGCCATGGCTGGCCTCGCGTAGTGGTGCTCGCTTCATCGGACGACCCGTACGCGGTCAGGTCGGCGTTCCAGGCCGGCGCCCAGGCATACCTGCTCAAGTCGGCATCGCCGGTCGTAGTGACCGACGGCGTCCGCAGGGTGCTCGAGGGCGGCGTCTACGCGGACCCGAGCGTCGCACCGGTCTTGGCCACCGGCACCCGAGTCGCCGGCACCGACAACACCCCGCGCGAGCTTTCGGCGCGCGAGGTCGAGGTGCTGCAGCTCGTCGCCGACGGCCAGTCCAACAAGGAGATCGGCGAGGAACTCAGCCTCTCCGCTCTCACCGTGAAGTCTCACCTCTCCCGCATCGGGCGCAAGCTCGGCACGGGTGACCGGGCTCAGATGGTGGCGCTGGCCATGCGTGCCGGCGTGATCCGCTGA
- a CDS encoding DUF3000 domain-containing protein — MTAMTSVPDLFREAVAALQSVRPRPEVQLETMRPPQRLAPWSYAVSCEVEGPADVLASGRLVLLHDPDGQEGWDGVLRLVMYVRAELDRELATDPFLPAVGWSWLTDALESSGAEWTALGGTVTETSSARFGDISGPTRTDDLELRASWTPTDAALRSHGQAFCQVMASVVGLPPVGVTLFEQRQSS; from the coding sequence GTGACCGCGATGACGTCAGTACCCGATCTCTTCCGTGAAGCCGTCGCGGCGTTGCAATCGGTCCGGCCCCGTCCCGAAGTGCAGCTGGAAACGATGCGCCCGCCGCAGCGCCTGGCGCCGTGGTCCTACGCGGTGAGCTGCGAGGTGGAAGGGCCGGCGGACGTGCTGGCGTCGGGGCGGCTGGTGCTGCTGCACGATCCGGACGGTCAAGAAGGCTGGGACGGGGTCCTGCGGCTGGTCATGTACGTCCGCGCGGAACTCGACCGGGAACTGGCGACGGATCCCTTCCTTCCCGCGGTGGGCTGGTCGTGGCTGACCGACGCGCTGGAGAGCTCCGGCGCGGAGTGGACGGCGCTGGGCGGCACGGTCACCGAGACGTCTTCGGCCCGCTTCGGCGACATCTCCGGGCCCACGCGCACCGACGACCTGGAGCTCCGGGCGTCCTGGACGCCGACGGACGCCGCGTTGCGGTCGCACGGGCAGGCCTTCTGCCAGGTGATGGCGAGCGTCGTCGGACTGCCGCCGGTCGGCGTGACCCTCTTCGAGCAGCGCCAGTCCTCCTGA
- the hemE gene encoding uroporphyrinogen decarboxylase, whose product MSPSAASPAQTVPAARRALPGAPFLAAARGERPARTPVWFMRQAGRSLPEYRALREGTSMFDACFDPEMLAEITLQPIRRHGVDAAILFSDIVVPLKAAGLDIDIVAGTGPVVAEPIRDAAGVRALPVLDPEQVERVADGVRLLVGSLGETPLIGFAGAPFTLASYLIEGGPSRNHEHTKALMHSEPELWHELAGRLADMAITFLSAQLDAGADAIQLFDSWAGALSERDYREFVLPHSAKVLSAVAAYGVPRIHFGVGTGELLVAMRDAGADVVGVDWRLPLDEAVRRLGGGVVQGNLDPALLHASWPVLEAEVRRIHAEGRAADGHIFNLGHGVLPGVDPDVLTRVVGLVHELQP is encoded by the coding sequence ATGTCTCCTTCAGCTGCTTCTCCCGCGCAGACCGTCCCCGCGGCCCGTCGCGCCCTGCCCGGCGCGCCGTTCCTGGCCGCCGCGCGCGGCGAACGCCCGGCCCGCACCCCCGTGTGGTTCATGCGCCAGGCAGGCCGGTCGCTGCCCGAGTACCGGGCGCTGCGCGAGGGCACCTCGATGTTCGACGCGTGCTTCGACCCCGAGATGCTCGCCGAGATCACGCTCCAGCCGATCCGCCGTCACGGCGTCGACGCGGCCATCCTCTTCAGTGACATCGTCGTCCCGCTCAAGGCGGCGGGGCTCGACATCGACATCGTCGCGGGCACCGGCCCGGTCGTGGCCGAGCCGATCCGCGACGCCGCGGGCGTGCGCGCGCTGCCGGTCCTGGACCCGGAGCAGGTGGAGCGGGTCGCCGACGGCGTCCGGCTGCTGGTCGGGTCGCTGGGCGAGACACCGCTGATCGGGTTCGCCGGCGCGCCGTTCACCCTGGCCTCCTATCTCATCGAGGGCGGGCCGAGCCGCAACCACGAGCACACCAAGGCGCTCATGCACTCCGAGCCGGAGCTGTGGCACGAGCTGGCCGGGCGCCTGGCGGACATGGCGATCACCTTCCTGTCCGCGCAGCTCGACGCCGGGGCCGACGCGATCCAGCTGTTCGACTCGTGGGCGGGCGCGCTCTCGGAGCGGGACTACCGCGAGTTCGTCCTGCCGCATTCGGCGAAGGTGCTGTCGGCGGTCGCCGCCTACGGCGTGCCCCGGATCCACTTCGGCGTCGGCACCGGCGAGCTGCTGGTCGCGATGCGCGACGCGGGCGCCGACGTGGTCGGCGTCGACTGGCGCCTCCCGCTCGACGAAGCCGTCCGGCGGCTCGGCGGCGGTGTCGTCCAGGGCAACCTCGACCCCGCGCTGCTGCACGCGTCCTGGCCGGTGCTCGAAGCGGAGGTCCGGCGGATCCACGCCGAGGGCCGCGCGGCCGACGGTCACATCTTCAACCTCGGCCACGGCGTCCTGCCCGGCGTCGACCCGGACGTCTTGACGCGCGTGGTCGGGCTGGTGCACGAGCTCCAGCCGTGA
- the hemG gene encoding protoporphyrinogen oxidase yields the protein MKTAAVVGGGISGLTAAYRLRTLLGEEARIVVFEATESLGGKLRTIELAGERYDVGAEAFLARRPEALALVREVGLGESLVHPTKARAKIHAGGSVLGLPPGTVMGVPASADAVAGVLSEKGRALVEAESSLAPVELPAGDVPLGPLLRERFGDELVDRLVDPLLGGVYAGGADGLGLRATMPGLASAVDRGARSLTEGAASLMPASPSTAPVFGTLLGGLGTLIRRLAELSRAEIRTGTTVTAIERTATGWKVDDLDADSVLLAVPAPSARRLLDGVVGVASSAFAEVELASMAVIALALPPGTELPESSGVLIGAGEQDAAGKPFAAKAFTFSTRKWAQYGEGPVLVRGSVGRFGEPGALHADDDELVRVVRDDLARLTGVTAAPIETLVTRWGGGLPQYGTGHLELVERVERAVAEVPGLAVAGATLHGVGLPACIATADAAARRIAGITPTHEGS from the coding sequence GTGAAGACCGCCGCCGTCGTCGGTGGCGGTATCTCGGGACTGACCGCGGCCTACCGCCTGCGGACGCTGCTCGGCGAAGAAGCCCGGATCGTCGTCTTCGAAGCGACCGAGTCCCTCGGCGGAAAACTCCGCACGATCGAACTCGCCGGTGAGCGCTACGACGTCGGCGCGGAGGCCTTCCTCGCCCGGCGACCCGAGGCGCTCGCCCTGGTCCGCGAGGTCGGGCTGGGCGAGAGTCTCGTCCACCCCACCAAGGCCCGCGCGAAGATCCACGCCGGCGGATCCGTGCTCGGCCTGCCGCCGGGCACGGTCATGGGTGTTCCCGCCTCGGCCGACGCGGTCGCCGGGGTGCTGTCGGAGAAGGGCCGCGCCCTGGTCGAGGCCGAGTCTTCGCTGGCGCCGGTGGAACTGCCCGCCGGGGACGTGCCGCTCGGCCCGCTGCTGCGCGAGCGGTTCGGCGACGAACTCGTGGACCGCCTCGTCGACCCGCTGCTCGGCGGGGTCTACGCCGGGGGAGCGGACGGGCTCGGGCTGCGCGCGACGATGCCCGGGCTGGCGTCCGCGGTGGACCGCGGCGCGCGTTCGCTCACCGAAGGCGCGGCCTCGCTCATGCCCGCTTCGCCGAGTACGGCGCCGGTCTTCGGCACTCTGCTGGGCGGGCTCGGCACCCTGATCCGGCGCCTCGCGGAGCTGTCCCGCGCCGAGATCCGGACCGGGACCACGGTGACGGCGATCGAGCGCACCGCCACCGGCTGGAAGGTCGACGACCTCGACGCCGACTCAGTCCTTCTCGCGGTTCCGGCGCCCTCGGCGCGGCGGCTGCTCGACGGCGTCGTGGGTGTGGCGTCGTCGGCGTTCGCGGAGGTCGAGCTGGCGTCGATGGCGGTGATCGCGCTCGCGCTGCCGCCGGGCACCGAACTGCCGGAGTCGTCCGGGGTGCTGATCGGCGCCGGTGAACAGGACGCGGCCGGGAAACCGTTCGCGGCCAAGGCGTTCACCTTCTCCACGCGCAAGTGGGCGCAGTACGGCGAAGGCCCGGTGCTGGTGCGCGGCTCGGTCGGCCGCTTCGGCGAACCGGGCGCGCTGCACGCCGACGACGACGAACTCGTCCGGGTGGTCCGTGACGACCTGGCCCGGCTGACCGGGGTCACCGCAGCGCCGATCGAAACGCTGGTCACGCGTTGGGGCGGCGGGCTCCCGCAGTACGGCACCGGTCACCTCGAACTCGTCGAGCGCGTCGAACGCGCCGTCGCGGAGGTCCCGGGGCTCGCCGTGGCGGGCGCGACGCTGCACGGCGTCGGGCTCCCGGCCTGCATCGCCACCGCCGACGCGGCCGCCCGGCGCATCGCCGGGATCACACCGACCCACGAGGGCTCCTGA
- the hemQ gene encoding hydrogen peroxide-dependent heme synthase: protein MARLNYNELNDTIRYTAWSVFRAEQGKLGDDRAQATAETTEYLDALEAKGVVVRGLYDLSGLRADADYMVWWHAEEIEQVQAAYSGFRHTPLGRASVPVWSQVALHRPAEFNKSHIPAFLAGEEARKFICVYPFVRSYEWYLLPDDERRKMLADHGKEARDYPDVRANTVASFALGDYEWILAFEADELHRIVDLMRHLRGTEARLHVREEIPFYTGTKVEPAELITLLP from the coding sequence ATGGCGCGGCTGAACTACAACGAGCTCAATGACACCATCCGCTACACCGCCTGGTCGGTCTTCCGGGCCGAGCAGGGCAAGCTCGGCGATGATCGCGCGCAGGCGACCGCGGAGACCACGGAGTACCTGGACGCGCTGGAGGCCAAGGGCGTCGTCGTCCGCGGGCTCTACGACCTTTCCGGGCTGCGGGCCGACGCCGACTACATGGTCTGGTGGCACGCCGAGGAGATCGAGCAGGTCCAGGCGGCCTACAGCGGTTTCCGGCACACCCCGCTCGGCCGCGCCTCGGTTCCGGTGTGGAGCCAGGTCGCGCTGCACCGTCCGGCGGAGTTCAACAAGAGCCACATCCCGGCGTTCCTCGCCGGTGAAGAGGCCCGCAAGTTCATCTGCGTCTATCCGTTCGTGCGCTCCTACGAGTGGTACCTGCTGCCGGACGACGAGCGCCGCAAGATGCTGGCCGACCACGGCAAGGAGGCCCGCGACTACCCGGACGTCCGCGCCAACACGGTCGCGTCGTTCGCGCTGGGCGACTACGAGTGGATCCTGGCCTTCGAGGCCGACGAGCTGCACCGCATCGTCGACCTGATGCGCCACCTGCGCGGCACCGAGGCCCGCCTCCACGTGCGCGAGGAGATCCCGTTCTACACCGGGACGAAGGTGGAACCCGCCGAACTGATCACCCTGCTGCCGTAG
- a CDS encoding CoA transferase encodes MDSRVWTTLTGDTLAEDAVEVTGPESVLPGTFRVEEAATTSIAAATLAAGELLRLRGIEPGKVSVDTRHAAASFHSEQYIRVDGEPVPFSAPLSGDYRANDGWVRLHCNYPRHVSAVCWGLGVPATRAAFEKVVAAKSKFEVESAVVGAGGAAAVLRSREEWLAHKQGQASSALPVAEIRSLGPSDPVRLFDSDRPLGGVRILDLTHVIAGPVAGRVLAAHGATVMHIGADRLPTVPPLAVDTGMGKLSAYVDLETEAGRSRLRKLIARADVVLQGFRPGSLVAKGFTPEAIAESRPGIVVADLSAYGWEGPWARRRGFDSLVQMASGIADEGGKTAGIDGPGPLPVQALDHATGWLTAAAIMTALRRAATEGGSQHVRTSLAGTGEWLNSLGRKEPGPTGFDGGEWLEEAESPLGRLTRVKMAGVLPGSNPFWVEGTRVPGSDRAVW; translated from the coding sequence GTGGACTCCCGCGTCTGGACCACGCTCACCGGCGACACGCTCGCCGAAGACGCCGTCGAGGTCACCGGCCCCGAATCCGTGCTGCCCGGGACCTTCCGGGTCGAGGAAGCCGCGACCACCAGTATCGCCGCGGCGACGCTGGCGGCCGGGGAACTGTTGCGGCTGCGGGGAATCGAGCCGGGCAAGGTCTCGGTCGACACCCGGCACGCGGCGGCGTCCTTCCACAGCGAGCAGTACATCCGGGTCGACGGGGAACCGGTGCCGTTCAGCGCGCCGCTGTCCGGCGACTACCGCGCGAACGACGGCTGGGTGCGGCTGCACTGCAACTACCCGCGTCACGTCTCCGCGGTGTGCTGGGGCCTCGGTGTCCCGGCGACCCGCGCGGCTTTCGAAAAGGTCGTGGCGGCCAAGTCGAAGTTCGAGGTCGAGTCGGCGGTGGTCGGCGCCGGCGGTGCCGCGGCCGTGCTGCGCTCCCGTGAGGAATGGCTGGCGCACAAGCAAGGACAGGCCTCTTCGGCGTTGCCTGTCGCCGAGATCCGGTCGCTCGGGCCGTCGGATCCGGTGCGGCTGTTCGATTCCGACCGGCCGCTGGGCGGGGTGCGGATCCTCGATCTGACCCACGTCATCGCCGGACCGGTCGCGGGCCGCGTGCTCGCCGCGCACGGCGCCACCGTCATGCACATCGGCGCGGACCGCCTGCCGACCGTGCCGCCCCTGGCCGTCGACACCGGCATGGGCAAGCTCTCGGCGTACGTCGATCTGGAGACCGAAGCCGGGCGCTCGAGGCTGCGCAAGCTGATCGCGCGTGCCGACGTCGTCCTGCAGGGCTTCCGGCCGGGATCGCTGGTGGCCAAGGGTTTCACTCCGGAGGCGATCGCCGAATCCCGGCCCGGGATCGTGGTCGCTGACCTGTCCGCCTACGGCTGGGAAGGCCCCTGGGCGCGCAGGCGAGGGTTCGACAGCCTGGTGCAGATGGCCTCGGGGATCGCCGACGAAGGCGGCAAGACCGCCGGGATCGACGGTCCGGGACCGCTTCCGGTGCAGGCGCTCGACCACGCGACCGGCTGGCTCACCGCGGCGGCGATCATGACCGCGCTCCGCAGGGCGGCCACCGAGGGCGGTAGTCAGCACGTCCGGACCTCGCTCGCCGGGACGGGGGAGTGGCTGAATTCGTTGGGCCGCAAGGAACCCGGGCCCACCGGTTTCGACGGCGGCGAATGGCTGGAGGAGGCCGAAAGCCCGCTCGGGCGGCTGACCCGGGTCAAGATGGCCGGGGTGCTGCCGGGCTCGAATCCCTTCTGGGTGGAGGGCACGCGCGTACCCGGAAGCGACCGTGCCGTCTGGTGA
- a CDS encoding DUF692 domain-containing protein: MADAPGHLGIGIGWRHELDLSIARLPGVDWVEVVAENLHTGHLPETLIALRDKGIPVLPHAVSLSLGGAGPVDTDRVEQLAEVTRELGAPMASDHVCFVRAGGLDSGHLMPLPRTREALDVLVDNVKLTQSIVDVPFALENIAAVLEWPDAEFTESEFLRELTDRTGCLLIIDVANLYANARNLGTDPERFLDEIPWERLAYTHMAGGVERDGVYHDTHAHPVVPEVLDLLRELRKRVAPPGVLLERDDDYPPDSELAAELAALREAVTP; encoded by the coding sequence GTGGCTGACGCACCGGGCCACCTCGGCATCGGCATCGGCTGGCGGCACGAGCTGGACCTGTCGATAGCGCGGCTGCCCGGCGTCGACTGGGTCGAGGTCGTCGCCGAGAACCTGCACACCGGTCATCTTCCCGAAACCCTGATCGCCTTGCGCGACAAGGGAATCCCCGTCCTGCCGCACGCGGTCTCGCTGTCGCTGGGCGGGGCGGGGCCGGTGGACACCGACCGCGTCGAGCAGCTCGCGGAGGTCACCCGTGAACTCGGAGCGCCGATGGCCAGCGACCACGTGTGCTTCGTCCGCGCGGGCGGGCTCGACTCGGGGCATCTGATGCCGCTCCCCCGCACCCGGGAAGCGCTCGACGTCCTGGTGGACAACGTCAAACTGACCCAGTCCATCGTGGACGTCCCGTTCGCGCTGGAGAACATCGCGGCGGTGCTGGAGTGGCCGGACGCGGAGTTCACCGAGTCGGAGTTCCTGCGCGAACTCACCGACCGGACCGGCTGCCTGCTGATCATCGACGTCGCCAACCTGTACGCCAACGCCCGCAACCTCGGCACCGATCCCGAACGGTTCCTCGACGAGATCCCGTGGGAGCGGCTGGCGTACACGCATATGGCGGGCGGTGTCGAACGCGACGGCGTCTACCACGACACGCACGCCCACCCGGTCGTCCCGGAGGTGCTGGACCTGCTGCGGGAGCTGCGGAAGCGCGTCGCCCCACCGGGTGTCCTGCTGGAACGCGACGACGACTACCCGCCCGACAGCGAACTGGCCGCCGAACTGGCCGCGCTCCGGGAAGCGGTCACGCCGTGA